A single genomic interval of Campylobacter anatolicus harbors:
- a CDS encoding ornithine carbamoyltransferase, producing the protein MKISCECECILLQNSLMLFLKDHISHYKDCDFVITDRRLNIQKPQFIIADNAAHLSVPFSKNTLFNMLDEFYSAIQLKQVLHKEIQNVDIEAQVGALVDKFKADLIALLRAKFE; encoded by the coding sequence ATGAAAATTTCTTGTGAATGCGAGTGTATTTTATTGCAAAACTCGCTTATGTTGTTTTTAAAAGACCATATTTCTCACTATAAAGATTGTGATTTTGTAATAACCGATAGACGATTAAACATACAAAAACCGCAGTTTATCATCGCAGATAATGCCGCTCATCTTAGTGTGCCATTTAGCAAAAATACCCTTTTTAATATGTTAGATGAGTTTTATTCGGCCATTCAACTTAAACAAGTTTTACACAAAGAGATACAAAATGTTGATATAGAAGCTCAAGTCGGTGCTTTGGTGGATAAATTTAAAGCCGATCTTATAGCACTTTTAAGGGCAAAATTTGAATAA
- the fliS gene encoding flagellar export chaperone FliS — protein sequence MQNNLAYAAYSQNTVGGIESSEKLIEMLYEGILRFIFRARKSMQSNDVEKKVYFINRANAIFIELLNSLDYTQGNISHYLSGLYARQIQLLSQANISNDEKHLDEVVNVVKQLLEAWKEATAQ from the coding sequence ATGCAAAATAACTTAGCTTACGCAGCCTATTCTCAAAATACCGTTGGAGGTATAGAATCCTCCGAAAAACTCATCGAGATGCTTTATGAGGGAATTTTGAGATTTATTTTTAGAGCAAGAAAGTCTATGCAGAGTAATGATGTAGAAAAAAAGGTGTATTTTATAAACCGTGCAAATGCAATATTTATAGAGCTTTTAAACTCACTTGACTACACTCAGGGTAATATCTCGCACTATCTAAGCGGACTATATGCTAGACAAATTCAGCTACTCTCTCAAGCAAATATAAGCAACGATGAAAAGCACCTAGACGAGGTCGTAAATGTCGTAAAACAGCTACTTGAAGCGTGGAAAGAGGCGACTGCACAATGA
- a CDS encoding FlaG family protein, protein MEIFKVANQNVEASLATTVQESSQTRQIEQTQIRPDVVEDKQELSQEDMVKMINEATNKLNDNMEALDTSVRFAYNDKIQALYVDVMDSKTGNIIRKIPNEQIIKLSEYFREAIGVLFDKKG, encoded by the coding sequence ATGGAGATTTTCAAGGTAGCCAATCAAAACGTTGAAGCGTCGTTAGCTACTACTGTGCAAGAATCAAGCCAGACTAGACAGATCGAACAAACACAAATTAGACCTGATGTAGTCGAAGACAAACAAGAGCTGTCTCAAGAAGATATGGTAAAGATGATAAATGAGGCAACTAATAAGCTAAATGACAATATGGAAGCACTTGATACTAGCGTAAGATTTGCCTATAATGACAAAATACAAGCCCTTTATGTAGATGTAATGGACTCAAAAACAGGTAATATAATAAGAAAAATCCCAAATGAGCAGATTATAAAATTAAGTGAATATTTTAGAGAGGCCATTGGAGTTTTATTTGACAAGAAAGGTTAA
- the rsmD gene encoding 16S rRNA (guanine(966)-N(2))-methyltransferase RsmD produces MNKLYTIISSGKFKGRRLELPNLNTTRSTKSIVKGSFFDTLRSELKDKVFIEGFGGSAVMACEALSNGAFKAIAIEKDRFAFKITQKNMQSIDSINLSAINGDSFVLLPDIIAKQTKPVLLYLDPPFDTKEGFDGVYDTLVELVNKFKRDKIFMIVFEHASSFKFSKNIADFTLVKFKKFGATTLSYFA; encoded by the coding sequence TTGAATAAGCTTTACACTATAATATCAAGCGGAAAATTTAAAGGCAGAAGGCTTGAACTGCCAAATTTAAATACTACTAGAAGTACAAAGAGCATAGTTAAAGGCTCGTTTTTTGATACACTTAGAAGTGAATTAAAAGACAAGGTGTTTATCGAGGGTTTTGGAGGAAGTGCAGTAATGGCGTGTGAAGCTCTTAGTAACGGTGCTTTTAAAGCTATTGCGATAGAAAAAGACAGATTCGCCTTTAAGATAACTCAAAAAAATATGCAAAGTATCGATTCTATAAATTTAAGTGCGATAAATGGCGATAGCTTCGTTCTTTTGCCAGATATTATCGCTAAACAAACAAAACCAGTTTTATTATATCTTGATCCACCTTTTGACACTAAAGAAGGCTTTGATGGCGTATATGACACACTTGTCGAGCTTGTGAATAAATTTAAAAGAGATAAAATTTTTATGATAGTTTTTGAACATGCAAGTAGTTTTAAATTTAGTAAAAATATTGCTGATTTTACCCTTGTAAAATTTAAAAAATTTGGAGCTACAACACTTTCTTATTTTGCTTGA
- the fliD gene encoding flagellar filament capping protein FliD, protein MALGTVTSLGLGSNVLTQEVIDKLKAADQKVQVTPITSKIEKNVTKQKDLSSIKTLVSTLKSSVSSLSNETLYLKRGTTSNGTSATLVAETGVNLQDFDIDVKQLAQRDVYQSSKFKSADSIIGKAGSFNLKFGGIDYKIEVKSSTSFQELADMINEKTGGDVQAKILNVGGDNPYQLILQSKNTGADNAITFGDIATSGTQNNGAVTSNELLKVFGWDTDNIESARISKAQDAEFTYNNVNIKRSSNEVKDLSVGLRLTLKETGKTSFKITEDTEAIKEEINNLVNSYNKLMNNLSVATDYNSETKNSGTFQGVNEITSIKSTINKILFSTKTIGDQDSFSLRSMAEDGNIKKIPRSSIFSLTDFGLSLSEDGLLKLDSSTLNSKLTSNLKEVQKFFTGSTTYSTVQVVGSKAVEAGELELTGNNLTINGTQIKLKTTSSHTSKQNALTLLQAINEAGISGVKASLNNSEDGIILKSTDGTTIDIKGDDNILNKFGLSSLSVSSKKTTTEGVFSSLNTALDGLTNKDNGSLTLYGKQLTNEKIKLETEKTKSAESLNTKYEIMSERFLAYDKVIANLERQFSTLKTMIDAELISKK, encoded by the coding sequence ATGGCATTAGGAACAGTAACTTCACTAGGACTTGGAAGTAACGTTTTAACGCAAGAGGTCATCGATAAACTAAAAGCAGCAGATCAAAAGGTACAAGTAACGCCAATAACAAGCAAAATTGAAAAAAATGTAACAAAACAAAAAGATCTTTCGTCTATAAAGACGCTTGTAAGCACTCTTAAATCATCAGTTTCATCACTAAGCAATGAGACTTTATACCTAAAACGTGGCACTACTTCAAACGGCACAAGTGCCACACTAGTAGCTGAAACTGGTGTAAATTTACAAGATTTTGATATAGATGTTAAGCAATTGGCACAACGTGATGTATACCAAAGCTCAAAATTTAAAAGTGCAGATTCTATCATTGGTAAAGCTGGATCTTTTAATCTAAAATTTGGTGGTATAGACTACAAAATCGAAGTAAAATCATCAACATCATTTCAAGAACTAGCCGATATGATAAATGAAAAAACTGGTGGTGACGTTCAAGCTAAAATTTTAAATGTCGGCGGAGATAATCCATACCAGCTAATACTTCAATCTAAAAATACTGGTGCAGATAACGCTATAACATTTGGTGATATCGCTACTAGTGGCACACAAAATAATGGAGCAGTAACTTCAAATGAGCTTTTAAAAGTATTTGGCTGGGATACAGACAATATCGAAAGTGCAAGAATTTCAAAGGCACAAGATGCAGAATTTACCTACAATAATGTAAACATAAAGCGTAGTTCAAATGAAGTTAAGGATTTAAGCGTTGGTTTAAGATTGACACTTAAAGAGACCGGAAAGACATCATTTAAGATCACAGAAGATACAGAAGCTATAAAAGAAGAGATAAATAATCTAGTAAATAGCTATAATAAACTTATGAATAACTTAAGTGTAGCGACTGATTACAACTCTGAAACTAAAAATTCAGGTACATTCCAAGGTGTAAACGAAATAACAAGTATTAAATCAACGATAAATAAAATTCTATTTTCGACTAAAACCATTGGCGACCAAGATAGTTTTAGTTTGCGTTCAATGGCTGAAGACGGAAATATTAAAAAAATACCAAGAAGCTCAATATTTAGCTTAACAGACTTTGGCCTTTCACTGAGTGAAGATGGGCTTTTAAAGCTTGATAGCTCAACGCTAAACTCAAAACTAACAAGTAATCTAAAAGAAGTGCAGAAATTTTTCACCGGTAGCACAACATACTCAACCGTCCAAGTAGTAGGTTCAAAAGCTGTAGAAGCTGGTGAACTTGAGCTGACAGGTAACAATTTAACTATAAATGGCACACAGATAAAGCTAAAAACGACTAGCAGCCATACATCAAAACAAAACGCATTGACGTTACTTCAAGCTATAAATGAGGCTGGCATAAGTGGCGTAAAAGCATCGCTTAACAATTCAGAAGATGGCATCATCTTAAAAAGCACAGACGGCACGACTATTGATATCAAAGGAGATGATAATATTTTAAATAAATTTGGGTTATCATCGCTTAGCGTATCATCTAAAAAGACAACAACAGAAGGTGTATTTTCATCTTTAAACACAGCACTTGATGGTCTTACAAACAAAGACAATGGCTCTTTAACGCTTTACGGAAAGCAACTGACAAATGAAAAAATAAAGCTAGAGACTGAAAAAACAAAGTCGGCTGAGAGTTTAAATACAAAATATGAGATTATGAGTGAAAGATTTTTAGCTTACGATAAAGTCATAGCAAATTTAGAGAGGCAATTCTCAACACTAAAGACGATGATAGATGCTGAACTAATATCAAAAAAGTAG